The nucleotide sequence AGCTTTTCATGTGGGGGAAGTGGTCTTGATTAGAAGAGTGCAAGGCAGCTACCCGCTGCCCGACCAAATGCAGGACTTCCTCGCCTCTTGAAGCGTAGCTACTTCCTTTGCACGCCTCCGTAGCTCCGGCTACACTAGCAGTGCCCGTCTTTTCCTGCAAGCTCCCACCCTACTGCCCCAACCCTCATTTTCAATTTAGTTTTCAACGTGCTTCATTCTGGATTTTCGAGGAGATACTCAGTACTAGTTCTCCACTCCATCCGTCACTCTCCAAGCAAGCAGCAGGCATGAATAGCAACGAAAAAATACAGCCAACCATCTTTGTCATTTTCGGTGGCACCGGCGACTTGAACGCGCGCAAGCTGGCGCCTGCGCTTTATAACCTGTACCTGGAAGGCTGGCTGCCCAAGCAGTTCTCGATTATTGGTACGGGCCGCACCAAGCTGAAAGACGAAGAGTTTCGCGCCAACCTACTCAAGGACATCAACCAGTTTTCGCGCAGCGGCAAAGCCAAGCCCGAGCAATGGGAAGTCTTCTCGCAGAACCTGTTCTATCAGGCGTCTGACTTAAACGATGCCGAAACTTACAAGGAGTTTGGCGTTCGGATTCAGCAGCACGAAGCCGATTGGCACGTGCGGGCCAACGTTATCTACTACCTGGCCGTAGCGCCCAACTTCTTCCCCATCATTGCCGAAAACCTGGCCAAAAGCAAGCTCACCAAGGATGCGGAACGTACCCGCATTGTGATTGAGAAGCCGTTTGGCCACGATTTGGAATCGGCGAAGTCGTTGAACCAGCTGCTGACGCGTATTTTCAACGAGCGGCAGATTTACCGCATCGACCATTACCTGGGCAAGGAAACCGTGCAGAACATCATGGCGTTCCGGTTTGCCAACTCGATTCTGGAGCCCGTCTGGAACCGCAACCACATCGACCACGTGCAGATTTCGGTGACCGAGCAGCTCGGGGCCGGCGAGCGGGCCGGCTACTACGACGGCTCGGGCGCCCTGCGCGACATGATTCAGAACCACCTGCTGCAGCTGCTGTGCATTGTGGCCATGGAGCCGCCCATCAGCTTCAATGCCGAGGAAGTACGCAACCGCAAAGTGGACGTACTGCGGGCGATGCGCCGCTTCTCACCCGAAGATGTGCGCCTCTCCACGGTGCGCGGGCAGTACGGCAGCGGCTGGATTGAGGGCAAGGAAGTGCCCGGCTACCGCGACGAGCTAGGCTCGGAATCCAACACCGAAACCTTTGCTGCCGTGAAGTTTTTCGTGGACAACTGGCGTTGGGAAGGCGTACCGTTCTACTTGCGCACCGGCAAGCGCATGCACCAGTCGGCGTCCGTTATTACCATCCAGTTCAAGGACGTACCGCACTTTATGTTTCCGGCTTCTGCGGCCGACAACATCAGCCACAACCGCCTCATCATCAGCATTCAGCCTGAAATGAGCATCCGGCTGCAAGTGCAAGCCAAGCGCCCCGGCCTAGACATGGTGCTGAACACCGTAGACATGGTGTTTGACTACAAAGGCACGTACACCAACCAAGCGCCGGAAGCCTACGAAACCTTGCTGCTCGACACCATGCTCGGCGACCAGACCCTGTTCATGCGCGGCGACCAAGTGGAGGAAGCCTGGGACTTGATTATGCCTATTCTGAACACCTGGCAGAACCGCAAAAGCCTCAACTTTCCCAACTACTCGGCCGATTCGTGGGGCCCGGAAACTGCCGAAGCCCTCATCGCGCGCGAAGGGTTTCACTGGTTCACGCTTCCCGTCAATCACAAGAAAAAACCAGCCTAATGAAGCTTCATATTTCTCCGGTCACGTCGGTGGTGCTCCGCAGCTTAGCGGAGTACTTTGTGGTCACGGCCACGCAAGCCATTAGCACCCACGGGCGTTTTACGGTGGCGCTTTCAGGGGGCAGTTCGCCCAAGAAACTGTACGAGTTGCTGGCTTCCGCTGACTTCAAAGACCAACTGGATTGGCAGAAAGTGTATTTCTTTTTCGGGGACGAGCGCAACGTACCGCACACCTCCCCGGATAGCAACTACCTGATGGCCAAAACCGCTCTGTTTGATCCGCTGCACATCAACCCCGCCCAGGTTTTTGCGGTTGATACCAGCTTGCCCCCAACCGAAGCCGCCGCGCACTACACGACGGCTGTTAACCAGCACTTCGGCAACGAGCAGGCCCGCTTCGATTTGATTCTGCTGGGGCTCGGCGACAACTCACACACGGCTTCGCTGTTTCCATACACCACGGTGTTGGGCGCCAAGACCGCCGACGTGCAGGCAGTGTATGTGGAAGAGCTGAAGGCAGACCGGATTACGCTCACGGCGCCGTTGATCAACCAGGCTCGCGCTATTGCGTTCCTGGTTTTCGGAGAAGACAAAGCCTTGGCCGTACGCCACATTCTGGAAGACCCTGAAAATATCGAGAACTTCCCGGCCCAGCTCGTTTCGCCTACCGATGGCGAACTGCATTGGTTTCTGGATGCCGCTGCTGCTTCCCGGCTAACGCAACAGGCATAGGTAGCTACTCGTTAGCAAGCAAAAAGGACCGTCAGGCTACGCTGACGGTCCTTTTTGCTTGTATGTAAAATCATTAGGGCAGTGCTGCAAAACTGTCGGCTGCTTGTGGCGCAGCATCGGGCCGTAGCACCTGCACTTGCCCGTGTTGGACCACCAGAGCGGCGCGGGCCAGCCCCAGAAACAGGCCGTGCTCCACAATACCGGGTATTGTTTTAAGCTGCCTGGCGAGCTGCTCCACCTCGTTTAGCGCACCGAAATGACAGTCAACCAACAGATTTCCTTGGTCGGACTGCGCGTGTTTGTCTGGGTCCTGTTGGCTCATGCGCACCACCGGATTTCCGCCCAGGGCAGCCACGGCATCCAGCACCCACGGCAAGGCAAACGAAACAACTTCCAGCGGCAGTGGAAACTTCCCGAGTTGCGCTACCGCTTTCGAAGAATCGGCAATGACGAGCAGGTAATCGGAAGCGGTGGCAATAATCTTTTCCCGCAGCAGCGCCCCTCCCCCACCTTTTATCAGGTGCAAGTGCGGGTCCACTTCATCGGCACCGTCCACCGTCAGGTTGAAGCGCAGGCCGCGGCGTGGCTCTATGAGCGGGATGCCGAGTTGCCGGGCCAGGTTTTCGCTGGCCAGTGAGGTGGCCGTGGCCTGCACGCGTAGCTCGCCGGCTTGCACCTTTGCCCCGAGCTGTCGAATGAAATGCGCGGCAGTGCTGCCAGTGCCCAAGCCAACCAACATCCCGTCTTGCACCCACCGCAACGCCGCCCGGGCCGCGTCCTGCTTTTCCTGATCTAAGTGGCTTTTGTCTTGTATAGGTGTCATGGAGGAAAGCTTGAAAAGCAGGTGAAACAAAGTGCCAACTCGCAGGCTGAACGGCGTCTGAGCAAGTGGGTATCAGATGTTGTACGCGCCGTTTGACCAGCACCTCATACGGCGGCACCTAGTTACAGCAGTACGAGGTTGAGGCCTAATCAGAAGATAAAATTTATTACCTCCTCAGTAATTGGTAATCATTCGATAACTAGTAGCACTATAGGGCCAGAGTACTTTTGCCACAAACCTACGCTAGGAGTTTATGAGCAGGGAACAGGACGAAAAGACGTTGCTAGAGGCGGTAGCAGCGGGCAGCAGAGAAGCTTTTACGTGTTTGTACAGCACCCATCTGAGCGGCCTGTTTCGTTACGCTCGTTTGTTTGTTGCCTCACCCGCAGAGGCCGAAGAACTGATTCAGGAGGTTTTTGTGCGGATTTGGGAGCGACGCGCTACGCTCACACACATTTCCTCTTTCAAAGCCTACGCCTACCAAACCACCAAGCATCTGGTAATTGATTGCTGGCGCGAAAAGAAGCAGCAGGCCATCCAGCAACAACGCTTCCTGCGCGAAGCCGCTGCCCCCTCGCTAGCCGACGAGGAGCTGATTTATCACCAAGGATACCAACTAGCACAGCAGGCTATTGCGCAACTGCCCCCGAAAAGAAAGCAGATCTTTTTGCTGCGCACCCAAGACGAACTTTCGTTGGACGACATTGCCCAGGAGCTAGCTATTTCCAAACCGGTGGTGAAAAAGCAATTCTACGCCGCTACAGCGTTTGTCAAGGCTTATTTAAAGCGGCACGCCGACTGGTCGTTCGGCGCTTTCTGCTTGCTGGCTTTAGTGAAACTGACAGTTAAATCCGCTCAGTAGCGCATTCTATTTCACTGATTGCTACGCCTTAAAAATTAAATTTTCTCGACGAGGGGTTCTTTTTGGCAGCTAGTCCGTCTTGCCAGTGAAATCCTCGCCATGACTCCCCAGCAGCGTCGCCTCTTCCTGGAAAAATACGCAACCGGCCAGCACTCCCCAGCCGAGCAGGAGGCGTTTCAGCGCTGGCTCGCGCAGGCTTCTGGCGAGGAACTAGAGCAGGCCCTAACCCAGTATGAGCGCCTGCACCTTCCCGGCACGGAGCCAGCAGCGCCCGAGTTACTAGCCGGCATCGAGGCTCGGCTGGACCGTCTCTTGCAGCCTGCTGCTTCCGCGCCGGCAGTCCGGCAGTTGTGGCCGCGCTTGTTCTGGGTGGCGGCGGCCGTCATTGGGCTGCTGTTGCTGATTGGCGGGCGCTACTTCCTGCCTACTCCGAGCCCTGCCAACACCACCCTAGCCTACCTGCACAAGCGCGTGCCCGCTGGCCGCACCGACTCGCTGATGCTGCCCGATGGCAGTGAGGTGGTACTCAACGCGGGGAGCACCCTCTCCTATCCGGCGCAGTTTACACCCACTCGTCGCGACGTGTACTTGACGGGTGAGGGATACTTCCGAGTTACTAAAAATGCGGCCCGCCCATTCGTGGTACACAGTGGCAAGCTACAAACCGAAGTGGTGGGCACCAGCTTCAACGTGTACGCCTACCCTACTGCCACCAGGCAGGAAGTAACCGTGCTGACGGGAGCAGTGCGGGTACGGGACACCGCCAGCCAGCAGCACGTGGGGTTGCGCCCGGCCCAACGGGCGGTGTTTGAGCTTGCTACCAGCGAGTTGCGTGCCATGCCCGCTACCAACCCAGGAGTTAGTTTGGCGTGGCGGCGCGGGCAACTGCGGTTTGAAGACGCGCCGCTTGATGAAGTGCTCGATAAGCTCTCCGTCCGCTACGGGGTGGCCATCCGGACCCGCGCCCCGCGCCTCAACAAGTGCCGCCTCACGGTGCGCTTCGAGGGCGAAACCCTGCCTGAAGTCCTACAAATCGTGGCGGCCCTCACCCACAGCCGCTACCATACCGACTCTCCCCACCTGATTTGGCTGGAAGGCCAGGGCTGCTCTGGTTAAGCCACTGCCGTTTGCACTTTCATTTTTTGAAAACCTGGGTATCCTCGCTCGCCGCGGATTTGCGCACTCTTTGATTTACATCAGGCACCCAACTGGTCCGCTCCTTTTGGAGGGGGTGCTGGCTTGCTGCTAGTTGTTCATATATCTCGCCAACCCTTTCATTTTCATTCCATGCCCAACAAGTATTCTCCTCTGGCCCAGATGCTGCGGAGCCTGCGTCGGCCAGTGCCCGGCTTGCTGCTGACTACTATGCTGACCGCCGCCTGGATTTCGCCGGACCTGGCGCAGGAAGCCTTGCAGAAGCGTATCAGCTGCGAGCTGCAAAACCAGACGCTGCGGCAGGTGCTGCACACCATCAGCGAGCAGGCAGCCGTGCCCATTGCCTTCACCAGCGACCTGCCCTTGCTCGACGAGAAAACCAGCGTGCAAGCCAGCCGCGAGTCGGTTTCCAAGGTGCTGGGCCGGTTGCTTGGTCCGCTGGGCCTAAGCTACCGGGTAGTGGCCGGGCAGATTATTGTAGAGAAACCCGCCACCGCGCCTGCTCTTGGCAAGCCAACGGGCCAGGTGGTGCTGGACGTGCAGGGCGTGGTGCGTGATGCCACCACGGGGGAACCCTTGCCGGGGGCCCGGGTGCAGATCAAAAACTCCACAGTGGGCGCAACCACCAATGAGACTGGTGCCTTCACGCTGCAAGTACCCGACGAAGATGCCATTCTGGTGGTCAACTTCATTGGCTACAACCCGCAGGAGATTCGGGTGGGAACCCAACGCACCATCACTATTGCGCTGAAAACCAACGTTACGGCCCTCAACCAAGTGGTGGTGGTGGGCTATACCACCCAGGAGGCCAAGGACGTAACCGGGGCGGTCGGCATTTTGCCGCTGGAACGGGTGCGCAACTTCCCGGTGGCTAGCGTGGATAAGCTGCTGCAAGGCCAAGTGGCCGGCGTGCAAGTCAGCAACGACGGCGCGCCCGGTGGCAACAGCGTGGTGCGGGTGCGCGGCCTGGGCACGCTCGGCGACAACGACCCGCTCTATATTATTGACGGGGTGCCCACCAAAGCAGGGTTGAGCCAGCTCAACCCCAACGACGTGGAGTCGATGCAGGTGCTGAAAGACGCTTCCTCGACGGCTATCTACGGGGCGCGGGCGTCCAACGGGGTGGTAGTCATTACCACCAAGCAGGGTAAGGCCGGCAAGACGCAGCTGAGCTTCGACTCGTACTACGGGGTGCAGTCAGTGTACAACCTGCCCAGCATGGTATCGCCGACAGAACTGGCCCAAATCGAGTTCGACGCCCAGCGCAACAGCGGCCAAACGCCGAGCCACCCGCAATACGGCAACGGCGCACAGCCGGTGCTACCGGAGTTTTTGCAGCGTAACCCCGATGTGCGAGCCAACCAAGGCGGCACCAACTGGTTTAAAACCATCTTCCGCACGGCACCCATTCAGAACTACTCACTAGGACTGTCGGGCGGCAACGAAAGTGGTCGGCACGCCATCAACCTGTCGTACTTCAACCAAGACGGCATTCTGGACCACACGGGCTTCAAGCGGGCTTCGTTGCGGGCCAACACCGAGTACACGGTGCTGGGCAAGCTGAAAGTCGGCGAAAACTTCACGGCCAGCTACGGCCGCTCCACCCAAGCCTCGTCCAATGCCGTGAACGGCGGGGTGGTGTTTGATGCTTTCCGGCTGCCTTCCATCGTGCCTGTCCGCGACGAGCTAGGCAACTTCGCTGGTCCAGCGGCCGGCCTTGGCGACGCCGGCAACCCCCTGCGGGCCCTCTACAACGCCCGCGACAACGCCACCAAAAACCTGCGGGCCCTCGGCAACGCCTACGCCGAACTGGAACTAGCTGACAACCTGTTTGTGCGGTCTTCTATCGGCATCGACTACCTGACCAGCAACTTCCGTGGGTTCACGCCGAGCTACGTGGAAGGCATTGCCAACAACCCCATTGCCAGCCTCAACAACACCAACGCCTACACCACCAACTGGACCTGGACCAACACGGCCCGCTACAGCCGCACCTTCGGGGAGCACACCCTGGCCGCAGTGGTGGGCACCGAGGCCATCGAAAACAACGAGGAAGGCTTCAATGCCTACCGCGAAAACTTTCTGATCAGCGACCCGGATTTCCGCTACCTCGACGCCGGCCAGGGCCTGCAAACCAACGGCGGTACCGGCTCGGCTTGGTCGTTGTTCTCGCAGTTCGGCCGCCTCGACTACAACTTCGGCGGCAAGTATCTGGCGTCGGCGTCGGTGCGGCGCGACGGGTCCAGCCGCTTCCCCAGCAACAACCGCTACGCCGTGTTCCCGGCTTTCTCGGCGGGCTGGCGCGTGTCGGAAGAAACGTTTATGAAGCAGGTGGATTGGCTGAGCAACCTGAAAGTGCGCGGCTCCTGGGGGCAAAGCGGCAACCAGGAAATCGGTAACTACCCGGCCTTCGACATCTATGGCATCAGCCCCTCGAACACCAACTATCCGCTGACTGGCAGCAACGGCACCGTCCAAACCGGCTACACGGCCCGCGCCATCGGCAACCGCAACCTGAAGTGGGAAACCACCACCCAAACCGATATCGGCCTCGACTTCGGCGTGCTGGGCAACCAGTTGAACTTCAGCGTTGATTGGTTCGACAAAGTAACCAAGGACGTACTGGTGCGCGTGCCGCGCCCGGCCCTGGCCGGGGAAGTGCTGGTGCCCTACGAAAACGCCGGCCGCATCCGCAACCGCGGCTTGGAGTTCCAAGCCACCTACCAGAGCGACGCCACCAAGGATTTCCAGTGGGGCGTGTCGGCCAACGGGTCGGCAGTACGCAACAAGGTGCTGTCGTTGGGCGAGGGCAACCTCTCGATTCCGGGTTACGTGAGCAACAATCTCACGCGCGGCCAGTCGCTTTCGCGCACCGAAGTAGGCAAGCCGGTGGCGTATTTCTACGGCTACGTGGTGGATGGCATCTTCCAGAACCAGGCCGAAGTGGACGCCGCCCCCATCCAAAACGGCAAGGCCGTTGGGCGCTGGCGCTATCAGGATTTGAACGGCGACGGCACGGTGAACGCGCAGGACCAAAAGCAGATCGGCAAGCCTTCGCCGGATTTCACGTACGGGCTGAACCTGAATGCCTCCTACAAAGGCTTCGACCTCAGTGCTTTCATCCAGGGCGTGCAAGGCATTGACATCTACAACTTCAGTAAGTATCACACCGATTTCGCCTTCGACCCTTTCAACAAGAATACCCGCATCCTCGACTCCTGGACGCCGCAGAACATGGGCGCCACGCTGCCGCAGCTCAGCAAAACCAACGTCAACGACGAGCTGCGGCCCTCCACCTACTTCGTGGAAAACGGCTCGTACGCTCGCCTAAAAAACCTGCAGATCGGCTACACCTTGCCGGCTACCCTCACCAGCGCCATCAAGGCCAGCAGCTTGCGCGTGTATGTGCAGGCCCAGAACCTGTTCACCGTCACCGATTACACCGGCATGGACCCGGAAGTGAACCTGCAAAACTACAACGCCGCCGACCGCAACCTCGACCAGAACGTGGACCGTGGCTACTATCCGCAGCCCCGCGCGGTGTTGTTCGGCGTCAACGCTCGGTTTTAACCTGCCTTACTCTTTCAACTCATGAAAAATAAGATTCTCGTACTGGCGCTGGCCGCCACGCTGGCCGGTTGCGACAAAGACTTTCTCGATCAGGAGCCCAAAGCCAGCCTTTCCTCCACCGACCTCAACAACCTGGCCGCGGTGGAAGCCCTGATAACGGCAGCGTACGCGCCCCTGGGTGGACAAATCGACGACGCCAACAACGCCTTCAACTCGCCGGGCACCAACTGGACCTTCGGCGACGTGGTATCCGACGATGCCTACAAGGGCGGTGGCGGCGTGGGCGACCAGAACGGCATGCACCTGATGGAAATCTTCCTAACCAACGCCAACATCATTGATGTGGACCGCAAGTGGCGCGCCGGCTACGAGGGCGTTGCCCGCGCCAACCGCGCCATTCAGGCCGTCAACAACTTTGCGGGCATGAGCGCCGAGCAGAAAACCATCCGGCTGGGCGAACTGCACTTGCTGCGCGGGCACTACTATTTCGACCTCAAGAAGGTGTATAACCGCATTCCGTGGGTGGACGAGACGCCGCGCACCATCACCGAGTACGACATTCCGAACAACCTATCGGATGCCGAGCTGTGGAAAAACATCGAGAATGATTTCCTGCTTGCGGAAACCAGCTTGCCCGCCAAGCAGGCAGATTTGGGCCGCCTAACCAAGGGCGCCGCCACGGCCTACTTGGCCAAGCTCTACCTCTACACCAAGGACTACCCCAAGGTAATTACCAAGGTGGACGCGCTGCTGGCCACCGGCCTCTACCGCCTCAACGATAACTACCACGACAACTTCGACCCCAGCAAAGAGCACGGCCCAGAAAGCCTGTTCACCATCGAGCGGTCCATCCGCGACGGTACGCCCAGCAACTACCGCGGCAGCCTCGATGAGCGCCTCTTGAACCCTGGCGGGCCGTTTTACCCGGTATACGGCTTTGACGCGCCCAGTCAAGACCTAGTGAATGCCTTTAAAACCACGGCCGCCGGCCTACCCCAAACCGACAAGTCCGACGTGGGCACCAACGACTCCGTGGACCCGCGCCTCGACCACGCGGTGGCCCGGCCGGGCATCCAGTTTCTGGACTTGGCTCCCTACGCCGCCTCTTGGGTGCGCGATGCTGGTACCTACGGGCAGTTTTCGTTTAAGAAGCGTATGGTTAGCTCCCGCTCCACGTTCTACCTCAACCAGTTCCCGTGGGTTAGCGCGCTGAACTACGACATTATCCGGTTGGCCGATGTGCTGTTGTTTAAGGCTGAAGCGCTGGCGGAAACCGACAACCTGGAAGGCGCCCGCACCATCGTCAACCAAATCCGCCGCCGCGCCACCAACGACCAAGTGCGCAACGCCGATGGTACCCCCGCCGCGCGCTACAACGTGGCCCCGTACACCGCCGTCTGGACCGACCCCGAGGTGGCCCGCCAAGCGGTGCGCACCGAGCGCCGCCTGGAAATGGCCTTGGAAGGTCACCGCTTCTTTGACTTGGTGCGCTGGGGTGTTGCCGACCAAGTGATGAACGAGCACTTCGCCCGCGAGAAAAGCCGCCGCACCTACCTTTCCACGGCCCGCTTCGTGAAAGGCACCCACGAGTACTGGCCAATTCCGCAAACCCAGCTTAATCTCAGCAAAGGGCTACTAACGCAGAACGCCGGCTACTAAGGCCACCCGCCGCGCCGGGGCAGCTCAGGCTACCTACGGCGCGGCTTTTTTGGGCTCCAAACCAAGCATACATGCTAGATGATAACGTGAAACGCGCCACTGCCCACCGCTTTCCGGCGGGGCTGTGGCGCGCTTTTTTTGCCCTGCTGGCTTGCTTCAGCGGGTTGGCTTTCACTGGTTTCGGCCAGTCGCCATTTCCTCGGCCAGCGGCCGCCTACGCTGATTCCGCCCTGCTAGCTCAGGCGTTTCCGTTGCTCTCAGTCTTCGAGGAAAGTCCGGCGCTGCAACGGGCGCTCCAAAACGATAAGGCGTTGCAGACCGTTGCCCGTCGCCAGGCTGCGCGCTCCTACCAGGCCCTTAGCGAAGGCACGCCGGATGCACAACGCTACGCAGATTCGGTGGTGTGGAAGCCTCAGGAAATTCGCCTTATCCAGCAAGCCTTGGTTCACACCTACGCAAATAGCCCGGAATTTCGGGCGCTGCTGGCGCCCACTATAGGTCCAGCTGGCCGCTATCCGCTCTACCTGAACCGGCCGGACACCGCCGTGCTGCGGCTGGCCTGGCAAGATGCCGCACGGGGTTTGAACCGGATTCTACGGGTGTACTTGGCTAACCAGAAGCCGCGCTATCCGGCCATCGACTCCAGCAGTTTTCCGCGGCACGATGCCACATTAGCCCAAAAAGTGCGCACTGCATTACTGCCAGTCAGCAAAAAACAACGCCAGCGCCCAACCGCCTATTACGCCTTGCCACTGCAAGCAGCCCGGCTGGCCTTGCGCCTCAACGACCGGGACGAAGCCATTCGCTACGAACCTCTAAGCGCGGGCCTGAACCAGGCTCCGCGTGCCGCAGTACGCCATACCACTTGGGCGCGCTACCCCTACAGCGTGCTGCTAGTGCCCGGCCTAGGACCGGAAAAGCCCGGCGTTGCGCTCGATACATTGGGCGCTTTCCGTTGCCGGCTGGCGGCGGCGCGCTACCGGCAAGGCTTGGCGCCTTTCATTGTGGTATCGGGTGGGCATGTGCACCCCAACAAGACGCCTTATTGCGAGGCCGTGGAAATGAAGAAGTACCTGGTGCAAACCCAGGGCCTGCCTGATTCGGTGGTGTTCATTGAACCTTATGCCCGCCACACCACTACCAACCTGCGCAACACCGCCCGGATGCTCTATGCCTTTGGCATCCCCACCGACCGGCCCGTACTTGTCGTGACCGACGTTTCGCAAAGCCGCTACATCCTGGGAATGGAAGAGCGCTGCCGCCGCGAGCTTGGCTACGTGCCGTACCGCGGCTTGCAGAAGGTATCCTCGGAAGAAAACGCCTTTTTCCCCGTACCGGCAGCCCGGCAGCCCGACCCTTACGATCCGCTCGATCCATAACGTGTAGTAAACAACATGAAATATTTCTGGTGGATAATACTGAGTGTGCTGCCCCTGCTTGGCCGAGCGCAAACGGCCGCGCCGGTCGAGCAAGTCAACGTGTTTCTGGGTTCGTCCGGCGACCATGGCCAACTCTCGCCCGCGGCTTCGTACCCGTTCAGCATGGTTAGCCTGGGGCCCCAGACCTACCCCAACACTCACACCGGCTACGAGCATTTGGCCCGCAAATTCCTAGGCTTCACCCACAACCGGTTCGAGGGCGTGGGCTGCATGGGCAGCGGCGGCAACTTGCTGGTGAAGCCCTTCATGGGCCGGCAACCCCAGCAAACCGAGCTGCTCAAAGCCGCGGAGCAAGCCGAGCCAGGCTACTACAGCGTCTCGTTCACCAATGGTCAAAAAGCGGAGCTGACGGTAGCCCAAAAGTTTGGCGTGCACCACTATTCGTTTCCAGCCGGCGACCCTGGGCTGTATTTTGATCTGAGCCACTCCTTCGTAAAGCGCTTCAAGCAGGAGCAGCACACCACCGAGGGCACGGTGCTTAGCGGCTGGATTGAAGCCGCTACCACCTGCGACGCGGGCCTGTACCGCCTGTTCTATTACCTAGAAATCAACCGCCCGGTGCAGTGGGAAACCACGGGCGCGCACCAACTGATTGCCCGCCTGTCCTCCTCGGGCAGTCCTGCCGAGGTAGAAGTGCGGGTAGCCTTTTCCTCGGTCAGTGTGGCGTATGCGAAGGCCGGGCTGCGCCGAGAATCTTTCGTGGCGCTCCGGCAGCAAAGCAGCCAGGCTTGGAACGCGCTGCTAAACCGGGTGCAGGTGCAGGGCGAACCAGCGCGCACCAAACTGTTCTATTCTATGCTGTACCGCACGTTGCAGTCACCCTACGTGGTGTCGGAGCCTGATGGCAGCTATCAGGCCATTGATGGCTCACGGCAAATGTCGCGCATGCCCATCTACAACGGCTGGGCCGTCTGGGACAACTACCATACCCAGTTGCCCTTGTTGTCGTTGGTGTACCCCACCGAGTTTCAGAACATAGCTGCTTCGCTGGCCAACCTCTACCGCTTCGGCAAAAAAGACTTTGCTACCAAGCACGAGCCGTCGCCTACCGTGCGCACCGAACACGCTATTGTAGTGTTGCTCGATGCCTACCGCAAAGGCTACAAAGTGGATTTGCGCGGCATCCGCGACTCGTTGATCAGTGAAGTGAACCGCCTCGATTATTCGCACCCCGATAAGGCTCTGGAATCATCTTATGATGCGTGGGCGCTAGCCGGGATTCTAGCCGAACTCAAAGACGACAAGCTAAGCGCGCAGTACCGGCAGAAAGCTCTCGGCTACCGTAACTATTGGCGCAAAGATTTCGCGGATATAACTCAGCCCGATGTCGATAAGCTGCCGGCGCGGGGCATGTACCAGGGCACCGTCTGGCAGTATCGCTGGGCCGTGCCGTTCGACGTAAAAGGCTTGATAACGCTAATGGGCGGCGAAGCGGCCTACCGCCAGCAACTCGACAATTTCTTCGCCGGCGACTTCTACAACCACGCCAACGAAACCGACTTGCAGGCCCCGGCGCTCTACAACGCCTCGCAGCAGCCCTGGAAATCCCAGGCCCTCTTGCACCAACTGGCCGTGGACACCGTGGTGCAGCACTATTTCAACGACAATAGCCGCGGCATTGACCCCTACATTGGCCGCATCTACCAAAACCAGCCCCAGGCCTACCTGCGCACCATGGACGACGATGCCGGCGCCATGTCGGCGTGGTACGTGCTGACGGCGTGCGGCCTCATGCCCGCCTGCGTGGGTGAGCCAGTGTACTACCTGTCGTTGCCGTTGTTTGAAAAGCTAACGCTTCAGGTAGCTCCCAAGAAAACCTTAGCTATTC is from Hymenobacter tibetensis and encodes:
- the zwf gene encoding glucose-6-phosphate dehydrogenase, translated to MNSNEKIQPTIFVIFGGTGDLNARKLAPALYNLYLEGWLPKQFSIIGTGRTKLKDEEFRANLLKDINQFSRSGKAKPEQWEVFSQNLFYQASDLNDAETYKEFGVRIQQHEADWHVRANVIYYLAVAPNFFPIIAENLAKSKLTKDAERTRIVIEKPFGHDLESAKSLNQLLTRIFNERQIYRIDHYLGKETVQNIMAFRFANSILEPVWNRNHIDHVQISVTEQLGAGERAGYYDGSGALRDMIQNHLLQLLCIVAMEPPISFNAEEVRNRKVDVLRAMRRFSPEDVRLSTVRGQYGSGWIEGKEVPGYRDELGSESNTETFAAVKFFVDNWRWEGVPFYLRTGKRMHQSASVITIQFKDVPHFMFPASAADNISHNRLIISIQPEMSIRLQVQAKRPGLDMVLNTVDMVFDYKGTYTNQAPEAYETLLLDTMLGDQTLFMRGDQVEEAWDLIMPILNTWQNRKSLNFPNYSADSWGPETAEALIAREGFHWFTLPVNHKKKPA
- the pgl gene encoding 6-phosphogluconolactonase, yielding MKLHISPVTSVVLRSLAEYFVVTATQAISTHGRFTVALSGGSSPKKLYELLASADFKDQLDWQKVYFFFGDERNVPHTSPDSNYLMAKTALFDPLHINPAQVFAVDTSLPPTEAAAHYTTAVNQHFGNEQARFDLILLGLGDNSHTASLFPYTTVLGAKTADVQAVYVEELKADRITLTAPLINQARAIAFLVFGEDKALAVRHILEDPENIENFPAQLVSPTDGELHWFLDAAAASRLTQQA
- the rpiA gene encoding ribose-5-phosphate isomerase RpiA; its protein translation is MTPIQDKSHLDQEKQDAARAALRWVQDGMLVGLGTGSTAAHFIRQLGAKVQAGELRVQATATSLASENLARQLGIPLIEPRRGLRFNLTVDGADEVDPHLHLIKGGGGALLREKIIATASDYLLVIADSSKAVAQLGKFPLPLEVVSFALPWVLDAVAALGGNPVVRMSQQDPDKHAQSDQGNLLVDCHFGALNEVEQLARQLKTIPGIVEHGLFLGLARAALVVQHGQVQVLRPDAAPQAADSFAALP
- a CDS encoding RNA polymerase sigma factor encodes the protein MSREQDEKTLLEAVAAGSREAFTCLYSTHLSGLFRYARLFVASPAEAEELIQEVFVRIWERRATLTHISSFKAYAYQTTKHLVIDCWREKKQQAIQQQRFLREAAAPSLADEELIYHQGYQLAQQAIAQLPPKRKQIFLLRTQDELSLDDIAQELAISKPVVKKQFYAATAFVKAYLKRHADWSFGAFCLLALVKLTVKSAQ
- a CDS encoding FecR domain-containing protein → MTPQQRRLFLEKYATGQHSPAEQEAFQRWLAQASGEELEQALTQYERLHLPGTEPAAPELLAGIEARLDRLLQPAASAPAVRQLWPRLFWVAAAVIGLLLLIGGRYFLPTPSPANTTLAYLHKRVPAGRTDSLMLPDGSEVVLNAGSTLSYPAQFTPTRRDVYLTGEGYFRVTKNAARPFVVHSGKLQTEVVGTSFNVYAYPTATRQEVTVLTGAVRVRDTASQQHVGLRPAQRAVFELATSELRAMPATNPGVSLAWRRGQLRFEDAPLDEVLDKLSVRYGVAIRTRAPRLNKCRLTVRFEGETLPEVLQIVAALTHSRYHTDSPHLIWLEGQGCSG